A genomic segment from Mus musculus strain C57BL/6J chromosome 13, GRCm38.p6 C57BL/6J encodes:
- the Olfr1366 gene encoding olfactory receptor 1366, producing the protein MELYFSLYLFIQVHPMEKENQTSLSEFLLLGFSSWPGHQGLLFALFLCLYLTGLFGNLLILLAIGSNNHLHTPMYFFLANLSLVDLCLPSATVPKMLLNIQTKSQSISYPGCLAQMYFCMMFANMDNFLLTVMAYDRFVAICHPLHYTTIMTPCLCTSLVAFSWVIATFNPLLHTLMMARLHFCSENIIHHFFCDINSLLPLSCSDTSLNQLMVLSVVGLIFVVPSVCILASYGRIVSAVMKITSMEGKLKAFSTCGSHLALVILFYGAIAGIYMSPSSNHSTEKDSAASVIFMVVAPVLNPFIYSLRNNELKGTLKKTLGQSKICSK; encoded by the coding sequence ATGGAACTTTACTTCTCTCTATATCTCTTCATACAGGTACATCCAATGGAGAAGGAAAACCAAACCAGCCTCTCTGAGTTTCTCCTCCTGGGTTTTTCAAGTTGGCCAGGGCATCAAGGGCTTCTCTTTGCACTCTTCCTATGTCTCTATTTAACAGGACTATTTGGAAACCTCCTCATCTTGTTAGCCATTGGTTCAAACAATCACCTCCACACACCTATGTATTTCTTCCTTGCCAATTTGTCCTTGGTAGACCTCTGCCTTCCTTCAGCTACAGTCCCCAAGATGCTATTGAACATCCAAACCAAGTCTCAGTCCATCTCCTACCCTGGATGCCTGGCTCAGATGTATTTCTGTATGATGTTTGCTAACATGGACAACTTCCTTCTCACTGTGATGGCATACGACCGCTTTGTGGCCATCTGCCATCCTTTGCACTACACTACCATTATGACCCCATGCCTCTGCACATCTCTGGTGgctttctcttgggtcattgccACTTTTAATCCTCTCTTGCATACCCTCATGATGGCCCGACTTCATTTCTGCTCTGAAAATATTATCCACCATTTCTTCTGTGACATcaactctctcctccctctctcctgttcTGATACCAGTCTCAATCAGTTGATGGTTCTGTCTGTGGTGGGCCTGATATTTGTGGTACCATCAGTTTGTATCTTAGCTTCTTATGGTCGCATTGTCTCTGCTGTGATGAAAATTACTTCTATGGAAGGAAAGCTCAAagcattctcaacctgtggatcccACCTTGCTTTGGTTATTCTTTTTTATGGAGCCATTGCAGGAATCTATATGAGCCCTTCATCCAACCATTCCACTGAAAAAGATTCAGCTGCATCAGTAATTTTTATGGTTGTAGCCCCCGTATTGAATCCTTTCATTTACAGCTTAAGGAACAATGAGCTGAAAGGGACTTTAAAAAAGACTCTTGGC